The Camelus bactrianus isolate YW-2024 breed Bactrian camel chromosome 12, ASM4877302v1, whole genome shotgun sequence genome includes a window with the following:
- the CBX6 gene encoding chromobox protein homolog 6: protein MELSAVGERVFAAESIIKRRIRKGRIEYLVKWKGWAIKYSTWEPEENILDSRLIAAFEQKERERELYGPKKRGPKPKTFLLKARAQAEALRISDVHFSVKPSASASSPKLHSSAAVHRLKKDIRRCHRMSRRPLPRPDPQGGSPGLRPPISPFSETVRIINRKVKPREPKRNRIILNLKVIDKGAGGGGAGQGAGALARPKVPSRNRVIGKSKKFSESILRTQIRHVKFGAFALYNKPPPGPLPPPPAGKADISASPGPGLLLAAPSAPFDAHSSSSSGCPSPAPQSSSDPDDAPPKLLPETTNPSASDWREPEVLDLSISPEAAATSKRAPPDGTVAASQALPAAPEPAGAASEPEAGDWRPEMSPCSNVVVTDVTSNLLTVTIKEFCNPEDFEKVAAGVAGAAAVGGSSGVSK, encoded by the exons ATGGAGCTGTCTGCAGTGGGCGAGCGGGTCTTCGCGGCCGAATCCATCATCAAACGGCGGATCCGAAAG ggACGCATCGAGTACCTGGTGAAATGGAAAGGGTGGGCTATCAA GTACAGCACTTGGGAGCCCGAGGAGAACATCCTGGACTCGCGGCTCATTGCAGCCTTCGAGCAGAA GGAGAGGGAGCGTGAGCTGTATGGGCCCAAGAAGAGGGGACCCAAACCCAAAACTTTCCTCCTGAAG GCGCGGGCCCAGGCAGAGGCCCTCCGCATCAGTGATGTCCATTTCTCCGTCAAGCCGAGCGCCAGCGCCTCCTCGCCCAAGCTGCATTCCAGCGCTGCCGTGCACCGGCTCAAGAAGGACATCCGCCGCTGCCACCGCATGtcccgccgccccctcccccgcccagaCCCCCAGGGGGGCAGCCCCGGCCTGCGCCCGCCCATCTCACCCTTCTCCGAGACCGTGCGTATCATCAATCGCAAGGTCAAGCCGCGGGAGCCCAAGCGGAACCGCATCATCCTGAACCTGAAGGTGATCGACAAGGGCGCGGGCGGAGGCGGCGccgggcagggggctggggcccTCGCTCGCCCCAAAGTCCCCTCGCGGAACCGCGTCATCGGCAAGAGCAAGAAGTTCAGCGAGAGTATCCTGCGCACCCAGATCCGCCACGTGAAGTTTGGCGCCTTCGCGCTGTACAATAAGCCGCCGCCGGGCCCGCTGCCGCCCCCGCCAGCCGGCAAGGCCGACATCTCCGCGTCCCCCGGCCCGGGGCTGCTCCTGGCGGCCCCCAGCGCCCCCTTCGACGCCCACAGCTCCAGCTCCTCCGGCTGCCCCTCGCCAGCCCCGCAGTCCTCCTCCGACCCGGATGATGCGCCCCCCAAGCTGCTACCGGAGACCACCAACCCATCTGCTTCCGATTGGCGGGAGCCCGAGGTGCTTGACCTGTCCATCTCTCCGGAGGCTGCAGCCACCAGTAAGCGGGCGCCTCCCGATGGCACTGTGGCTGCCAGCCAGGCCCTTCCCGCCGCCCCTGAGCCTGCCGGTGCTGCCTCCGAGCCCGAGGCTGGGGACTGGCGCCCTGAGATGTCACCTTGTTCCAACGTGGTCGTCACTGATGTCACCAGCAACCTCCTGACGGTTACTATCAAGGAATTCTGCAACCCTGAGGATTTCGAGAAGGTGGCTGCTGGGGTAGCAGGCGCTGCAGCGGTGGGTGGCAGCAGTGGGGTGAGCAAGTGA